CACACATTATCGAAATACAACGTTTTTCATCAGTCACAACTCTGAGGAAGAGAAGCGTTGGTTCGATGACGTGAATCTCTGGGAAGTCTGCGCCAGTTCTGCATCAGCCCCCACCTTTTTCCCCCCCTACGAATTCAAGTGGGTAGATCCAGAGCGTCCCGAAAAAGAGTGGAAATTCCCCCACGTTGATGGTGGAGTAGCTGCGAACAATCCCTCCCTAGCGGCGCTCAGCCACGTCATCGGAGCGGAAAAAAAGAGCCTTGAAGACATTTCAATACTGTCTATTGGCACAGGCAGGACAACCGAACCCTTAGAATACGAAAAAGTTAAAGAGTGGGGACTCCTTGGCTGGGCACAACATATACCCGATGTATTTATGGGAGGTCAATTCCAGATTAGTGCGGATGTATGCGGACAAATTCTAACGTCAGCTAATCCCAACGCTTACTTGCGGCTTCAATTCGAGTTAAATCACACAACTACGAGGGAAGATCCGGACTCTCCCCCTGACATTTTGTTTCCAGACGAGCGGAAAAACTTATTTACTGGTAAAAAAGTTAAC
The nucleotide sequence above comes from Microcoleus sp. FACHB-68. Encoded proteins:
- a CDS encoding patatin-like phospholipase family protein; translated protein: MSSQTKFRILSLDGGGIRGVITARILEEIENQLGKPCNEYFDLITGTSTGSILAAGLVLGLPPSELIKIYEDSGQVIFSSSWFKKNVSSWLHQPKYSNEGLIKTLKRYLEHKEFGEIKFGQISQISRAKLLILAYDTHYRNTTFFISHNSEEEKRWFDDVNLWEVCASSASAPTFFPPYEFKWVDPERPEKEWKFPHVDGGVAANNPSLAALSHVIGAEKKSLEDISILSIGTGRTTEPLEYEKVKEWGLLGWAQHIPDVFMGGQFQISADVCGQILTSANPNAYLRLQFELNHTTTREDPDSPPDILFPDERKNLFTGKKVNEEIDDGSKENINQLLETTEAFLKSDEYRTIDGKSFSVKQSIAKFIQDNS